A genomic stretch from Silurus meridionalis isolate SWU-2019-XX chromosome 1, ASM1480568v1, whole genome shotgun sequence includes:
- the LOC124392327 gene encoding endonuclease V-like, protein MALAELPSDSSLATPHRPLLLVGDVITRKCLYPCGAGPERNVGSRTEVVQKWESEQESMKQRLVLEDTEAWQKELNFSGLERVGGVDLSFIKGDEHNACAQLIILTYPDLQVVYEVSEMVSLSSPYVSGFLAFREAPPLLQLLQTLEREQPELMPQVVFVDGNGLFHYREFGLACHLGVLLDLPCVGVAKNLLQVQGVVKNDEHQSQISTLTKSGHTFPLVTDSGKILGQALRSSDRSTKPIYVSVGHRISLDTAVRLTHSCCRYRVPEPTRQADLHSREYLRTHFTPPS, encoded by the exons AGCGATAGCTCCTTAGCCACGCCCCACAGACCGCTCCTCCTAGTGGGTGACGTCATAACCCGGAAGTGCCTGTACCCTTGTGGAGCAGGACCGGAGCGGAATGTGGGCTCCAGGACAGAAGTGGTTCAGAAATGGGAAAg tgagcagGAGAGTATGAAGCAGCGGTTGGTGTTGGAGGACACTGAGGCGTGGCAGAAGGAGCTGAACTTCAGTGGGCTGGAGAGAGTCGGGGGAGTCGACCTGTCGTTTATCAAAGGAGACGAACACAACGCCTGCGCTCAACTCATCATCCTCACCTACCCTGACCTCCag gtgGTGTATGAAGTTAGTGAGATGGTGTCTCTGAGTTCTCCGTATGTTTCAGGGTTTTTGGCCTTCAGAGAAGCTCCACCACTTTTACAGCTTCTCCAAACACTTGAGAGAGAACAACCTGAACTAATGCcccag GTGGTGTTTGTGGATGGGAACGGCCTGTTTCACTACAGAG agttcgGCTTGGCGTGTCACCTCGGCGTGCTGTTAGATCTGCCCTGTGTGGGCGTGGCTAAGAACCTGCTCCAGGTTCAGGGTGTGGTCAAGAATGATGAGCATCAGTCACAA atTAGCACTCTGACTAAATCAGGTCACACTTTCCCACTGGTCACTGATTCTGGGAAAATACTGGGACAG GCTCTGCGCAGTTCAGACCGCAGCACTAAACCAATCTACGTGTCGGTGGGTCATCGGATAAGCCTGGACACAGCCGTCCGtctcacacactcctgctgtCGCTACCGTGTTCCTGAACCCACACGACAg GCAGATCTACACTCGAGGGAATACCTGCGAACACACTTTACCCCACcgagctga